Proteins from a single region of Geothrix sp. PMB-07:
- the nadB gene encoding L-aspartate oxidase, translated as MRDATDLLVLGAGIAGCSAALRAADLGASVVLVAKDELGGTNTSWAQGGIIGLAPPEEGDSPDLLASDIENAGAGLCRHEAVRLLAEEGPKLCRSFLWERLGVPFDLNGHATPDPTAEAAHSARRIYHAKDATGLAIQTALSEAVRQHPNIRVEERLCLVDLITSPHHCISPERIYEPIRVHGAFLFDPASGEVEGVLAKRTLLATGGLGYLYLHTTNPPGATGDGLAAAYRASARIVNCEYVQFHPTALYVPGKPRTLLTEALRGEGAWLVNRKGERFMEKYEPEHLELAPRDVVSRAIFQEMALSGEPNVFLDLAPVAAHLDLDSHFPTVMAACRAEGLDPARQPIPVVPAAHYFCGGVLVDLEGRTSLPGLYAAGEVACTGLHGANRLASTSLLEGLLWGFRGAEAAVRELGEASTPDPSELAPWRMPESPEPTDPLLIDQDWGLIRSTLWNYAGIVRTGARLERAKADLHYLNHRIERFYHEAGLSRELLELRSGIICARLILNAALQNPESRGCHYRVD; from the coding sequence ATGAGGGACGCCACGGATCTGCTGGTCTTGGGAGCGGGCATCGCCGGCTGTTCGGCAGCGCTGCGGGCCGCGGACCTGGGCGCCTCCGTGGTGCTGGTGGCCAAGGACGAACTGGGTGGCACCAACACCTCCTGGGCCCAGGGCGGCATCATCGGCCTCGCACCCCCGGAGGAAGGCGATTCGCCGGATCTGTTGGCCTCTGACATAGAAAACGCTGGTGCGGGACTCTGCCGCCACGAGGCCGTGCGCCTCTTGGCCGAGGAAGGGCCCAAACTCTGCCGCAGCTTCCTGTGGGAGCGGCTGGGCGTGCCCTTTGATCTGAATGGCCACGCCACGCCGGACCCCACCGCCGAGGCCGCCCACAGCGCACGGCGCATCTACCACGCCAAAGACGCCACGGGCCTCGCCATCCAGACCGCCCTCAGCGAGGCGGTGCGCCAGCATCCCAACATCCGTGTCGAAGAACGGCTCTGCCTGGTGGATCTCATCACCAGCCCTCACCACTGCATTAGCCCCGAGCGCATCTACGAGCCCATCCGTGTGCATGGGGCCTTCCTGTTCGATCCCGCCAGCGGCGAAGTGGAAGGGGTGCTGGCCAAGCGCACCCTGCTGGCCACAGGGGGCCTGGGCTACCTCTACCTGCACACCACCAACCCCCCCGGCGCCACAGGCGATGGTTTGGCGGCGGCCTACCGCGCCAGCGCCCGCATCGTGAACTGCGAGTACGTGCAGTTCCACCCCACGGCCCTCTACGTGCCGGGCAAGCCGCGGACGCTGCTGACGGAAGCCCTCCGGGGCGAAGGTGCCTGGCTGGTGAACCGCAAGGGCGAACGCTTCATGGAGAAGTACGAGCCCGAGCATCTGGAATTGGCCCCACGCGACGTGGTGAGCCGGGCCATCTTCCAGGAGATGGCACTCAGTGGCGAACCCAACGTGTTCCTGGATCTGGCCCCGGTGGCGGCGCACCTGGATCTGGATTCCCACTTCCCCACGGTGATGGCCGCCTGCCGGGCCGAGGGGCTGGATCCGGCCCGCCAGCCCATTCCCGTGGTGCCTGCGGCCCACTATTTCTGCGGTGGCGTGCTGGTGGATCTGGAGGGGCGCACCAGTCTGCCGGGGCTCTACGCGGCGGGTGAAGTGGCCTGCACGGGCCTGCACGGCGCGAACCGCCTGGCCTCCACCAGCCTGCTGGAGGGCCTGCTGTGGGGGTTCCGCGGGGCCGAGGCCGCCGTGCGCGAGCTGGGGGAGGCGAGCACGCCCGACCCGTCAGAACTGGCGCCCTGGCGCATGCCCGAATCGCCCGAGCCCACGGATCCCCTCCTCATCGACCAGGACTGGGGCCTCATCCGCAGCACCCTCTGGAACTACGCTGGCATCGTGCGCACCGGCGCCCGGCTGGAGCGGGCCAAGGCGGATCTGCACTACCTCAACCACCGCATCGAGCGCTTCTACCACGAGGCCGGCCTCAGCCGCGAGCTGCTGGAACTTCGCAGCGGCATCATCTGCGCCCGGCTGATCCTGAACGCGGCCCTGCAGAATCCAGAAAGCCGCGGCTGCCATTACCGGGTGGACTGA
- a CDS encoding NUDIX hydrolase: MDLKPLPQPEHPNPYAIQGRTFLFDSPWVRLREDRFQHRRGAEGRYVVCGFQRTACGVLAMDEQDRVVLVGQWRYPHEAYSWELPEGGGEVSESPFEAIQRELAEETGLRAQVWEPLCFFHPSNSSTDEETFLFLATGLSPVEAHHPEDDEELLIHREPFRDCLRRVLSGEITDSLTVMALLALQARRSGIDAELDPALAERFFQRPKDHPSRGRARWEILDQP; this comes from the coding sequence ATGGACCTGAAGCCCCTGCCCCAGCCCGAACATCCCAACCCCTACGCCATCCAAGGCCGGACATTCCTGTTCGATTCACCGTGGGTGCGACTCCGCGAGGATCGCTTCCAGCACCGCCGGGGCGCCGAGGGCCGCTACGTGGTATGTGGATTCCAGCGCACGGCCTGTGGGGTGCTCGCTATGGATGAGCAGGATCGTGTCGTGCTGGTGGGCCAGTGGCGCTACCCCCACGAGGCCTATTCCTGGGAGCTGCCCGAGGGCGGCGGAGAGGTCTCCGAAAGCCCCTTCGAGGCCATCCAGCGGGAACTCGCCGAGGAAACGGGCCTCCGGGCTCAGGTATGGGAACCCCTGTGCTTCTTCCACCCCAGCAATTCCTCCACGGACGAGGAGACCTTCCTCTTCCTGGCCACCGGGCTGTCCCCCGTGGAGGCCCACCACCCAGAGGATGACGAGGAGCTGCTGATCCACCGTGAGCCCTTTCGGGATTGCCTCCGCCGGGTCCTGAGCGGAGAGATCACCGACAGCCTCACCGTCATGGCCCTGCTGGCCCTCCAGGCCCGGCGCAGCGGCATTGACGCAGAGCTCGACCCGGCCCTGGCAGAGCGTTTCTTCCAGCGGCCGAAGGATCACCCTTCCCGTGGGCGGGCCCGCTGGGAGATCCTGGACCAGCCATGA
- a CDS encoding L-serine ammonia-lyase produces the protein MTLSVFDLFRIGIGPSSSHTVGPMRAARSFALRLEREGLLARTAAVRSELFGSLGATGRGHGSDTAVILGLLGETPEGVDVAAVAGLLAKVRGTERLRLLGCHEVAFREAEHLLMLRKNLPYHPNGMQFTALDDGGAELLSQVFYSTGGGFVVEEGAVSSGPERTPPPHAFHTSADLLGICRDLDLSISEVMWANERTWRPEEEIRQGLLGIWEVMQACVRRGCTAEGLLPGGLQVPRRAPVLFRRLTESPEAGLKDPLTAMDFVSLYALAVNEENAAGGRVVTAPTNGAAGILPAVLHYYRRFVPGATDEGVVSFLLTAGAIGALYKENASISGAEVGCQGEVGVACSMAAGALAEVMGGTPDQVENAAEIGMEHNLGLTCDPIGGLVQVPCIERNAMASVKAINAARMSLYGNGHHFVSLDKVIRTMRDTGADMKSKYKETSRGGLAVNVLDASMDLTVNLPEC, from the coding sequence ATGACGCTCTCGGTTTTCGACCTCTTCCGCATCGGCATCGGACCGAGTTCCTCCCACACGGTGGGGCCCATGCGGGCGGCGCGGAGCTTCGCGCTGCGATTGGAGCGGGAGGGCCTGCTGGCCCGCACCGCCGCGGTGCGGTCGGAACTTTTTGGCAGCCTCGGCGCCACGGGGCGGGGCCACGGAAGCGACACCGCCGTGATCCTGGGGCTGCTGGGCGAGACGCCAGAGGGCGTCGATGTGGCCGCAGTGGCGGGCCTTCTCGCGAAGGTGCGCGGCACGGAACGGTTGCGGCTGCTGGGGTGCCACGAGGTGGCCTTCCGCGAGGCGGAGCACCTGCTGATGTTGCGGAAGAACCTCCCCTACCATCCCAATGGCATGCAGTTCACGGCCCTCGACGATGGGGGCGCGGAGCTGCTGAGCCAGGTCTTCTACTCCACAGGCGGCGGCTTCGTGGTGGAGGAGGGCGCCGTGTCCAGTGGGCCGGAGCGGACCCCGCCTCCCCATGCCTTCCACACGAGCGCTGATCTGCTGGGCATCTGCCGCGACCTCGACCTGTCCATCAGCGAGGTGATGTGGGCGAACGAGCGGACCTGGCGCCCGGAGGAAGAGATCCGGCAGGGGCTGCTGGGCATCTGGGAGGTGATGCAGGCCTGTGTGCGGCGAGGCTGCACCGCCGAAGGGCTGCTGCCCGGAGGGCTGCAGGTCCCGCGCAGGGCCCCGGTGCTCTTCCGGCGCCTCACGGAATCCCCCGAGGCAGGCCTGAAGGATCCCCTCACTGCCATGGATTTCGTGAGCCTCTACGCCCTGGCGGTCAACGAGGAGAATGCCGCCGGGGGCCGCGTGGTGACGGCGCCCACCAATGGGGCCGCGGGCATCCTGCCAGCGGTGCTGCACTACTACCGCCGCTTCGTGCCCGGTGCCACGGATGAGGGTGTCGTGAGCTTCCTGCTCACGGCCGGGGCCATCGGCGCCCTCTACAAGGAGAACGCCTCCATCAGCGGCGCGGAAGTGGGCTGCCAGGGCGAGGTGGGCGTGGCCTGCTCCATGGCCGCCGGGGCTCTGGCGGAGGTGATGGGCGGCACGCCGGACCAGGTGGAGAACGCGGCGGAAATCGGCATGGAGCACAACCTGGGCCTCACCTGCGACCCCATCGGCGGGCTGGTGCAGGTGCCCTGCATCGAGCGCAATGCCATGGCCAGCGTGAAGGCCATCAATGCCGCGCGCATGTCGCTCTATGGCAACGGCCACCATTTCGTCAGCCTCGACAAAGTCATCCGCACCATGCGCGACACGGGCGCCGACATGAAGAGCAAATACAAGGAGACCTCCCGCGGCGGCCTGGCGGTCAATGTGCTGGACGCCTCCATGGATCTCACGGTCAACCTTCCGGAGTGCTGA
- the yaaA gene encoding peroxide stress protein YaaA yields MTAPMTAPLTALPLILLAPSEEKASGGAKGRLVESPAQRWVRERLVALAKTGTPDQLRKAFDVKDLALDKARSEALALAGAVPLLPALARYTGVAFQALDAASLPPSVWPQVYILSNLRGLVRGDETVPPYKLKLGAIPGLKGHWRKALATSLEALPEGPVWELLPGDSADLLKGWARPRHSVEIFDARGKAISHFSKKYRGLVARWILTHQQGDPRRVLKGRIPGCHWEGLGENEQGGLTLRLVVEP; encoded by the coding sequence ATGACTGCGCCGATGACCGCGCCATTGACTGCGTTGCCTCTCATCCTGCTGGCTCCCTCGGAGGAGAAAGCCTCCGGCGGCGCCAAGGGCCGACTGGTAGAGTCCCCGGCCCAGCGCTGGGTGCGGGAGCGGCTGGTGGCCCTGGCCAAGACGGGCACGCCCGACCAGCTCCGGAAGGCTTTCGACGTGAAGGATCTGGCCCTGGACAAGGCCCGCAGCGAGGCCCTGGCCTTGGCGGGTGCCGTGCCCCTGCTGCCGGCCTTGGCGCGCTACACCGGCGTCGCCTTCCAGGCCCTGGATGCGGCCTCGCTGCCGCCCAGCGTGTGGCCCCAGGTCTACATTCTGTCGAACCTGCGAGGTCTGGTGCGGGGAGATGAAACCGTGCCGCCCTACAAGCTGAAGCTGGGGGCCATCCCCGGCCTGAAGGGGCATTGGCGCAAGGCCCTGGCCACCTCGCTGGAGGCCCTTCCGGAGGGCCCGGTCTGGGAACTGCTGCCCGGTGATTCAGCGGATCTGCTCAAGGGCTGGGCGCGGCCCCGGCATTCCGTGGAGATCTTCGATGCCCGCGGCAAGGCCATCAGCCACTTCTCCAAGAAATACCGGGGCCTCGTGGCCCGCTGGATCCTCACCCACCAGCAGGGTGATCCCAGGCGGGTGCTGAAGGGCCGCATCCCGGGCTGCCACTGGGAGGGACTTGGAGAGAACGAGCAGGGCGGCCTGACCCTGCGCCTGGTGGTGGAACCATGA
- a CDS encoding L-threonylcarbamoyladenylate synthase produces the protein MILTLHPETPQARHLERIAELLRKDGVIAYPTDTLFGLGCLASRKKAVDRVLQIKGRDPKKPMSILCSDMEMFCRYTRHLDTPTFRILKQMLPGPYTVLLPASREVPRYLQNKQVVGLRIPDHPFCQALVALLGEPIITTSATLPDQPILNTAWEIEEEQGHALDMVVDCGQPLGMQSTMVDLSGDEPLLVREGAGPWPL, from the coding sequence ATGATCCTCACCCTGCACCCCGAGACGCCCCAGGCGCGCCACCTTGAGCGCATCGCCGAGCTGTTGCGGAAGGATGGCGTCATCGCCTATCCCACGGACACGCTCTTCGGCCTGGGCTGCCTGGCCTCCCGCAAGAAGGCCGTGGATCGGGTGCTGCAGATCAAGGGGCGCGATCCCAAGAAGCCCATGTCCATCCTCTGCTCGGACATGGAAATGTTCTGCCGCTACACACGCCACCTCGACACCCCCACCTTCCGCATCCTGAAACAGATGCTGCCCGGTCCCTACACGGTGCTGCTGCCCGCCAGCCGTGAGGTGCCCCGCTACCTTCAGAACAAGCAGGTGGTGGGTCTCCGCATCCCGGACCATCCCTTCTGCCAGGCGCTGGTGGCGCTCCTGGGCGAGCCCATCATCACCACCAGCGCCACCCTGCCCGACCAGCCCATCCTCAACACCGCCTGGGAAATCGAGGAGGAACAGGGCCACGCGCTCGACATGGTGGTGGACTGCGGGCAACCCCTGGGGATGCAGAGCACCATGGTCGATCTCAGCGGAGACGAGCCCCTCCTGGTGCGAGAAGGCGCAGGCCCCTGGCCGCTCTGA
- a CDS encoding type II secretion system protein translates to MSRQRGFTLLELVVTAAVLMILASVTVPLARNGHKRQQELELRRNLREMRTAIDEYKKQAEQQKIKAPPPEANFYPESLEILVEGVPMTGSLSRKIKFLRRIPVDPMTGKAEWGLRSTSDDANSTSWGGGHVYDVYSLSNGTGMNGIPYREW, encoded by the coding sequence GTGAGCCGCCAGCGCGGCTTCACCCTGCTGGAGCTGGTCGTCACGGCCGCGGTGCTGATGATTCTGGCCTCCGTCACCGTGCCCCTGGCCCGCAATGGCCACAAGCGGCAGCAGGAGCTGGAACTGCGGCGCAACCTCCGGGAGATGCGCACCGCCATCGACGAGTACAAAAAGCAGGCGGAGCAGCAGAAGATCAAGGCTCCTCCTCCCGAGGCGAACTTCTATCCGGAAAGCCTCGAGATCCTGGTGGAGGGCGTGCCCATGACCGGGTCGCTCAGCCGCAAGATCAAGTTCCTCCGGCGCATTCCCGTGGACCCCATGACCGGGAAAGCCGAGTGGGGCCTTCGCAGCACCAGCGATGACGCCAACAGCACCAGCTGGGGCGGTGGCCACGTCTACGACGTCTACAGCCTCTCCAACGGCACCGGCATGAATGGCATCCCCTATCGGGAGTGGTGA
- the rpsO gene encoding 30S ribosomal protein S15: protein MALNVEQKKIIIDDYKQHESDTGSPEVQVAILTKRINDLTEHFKTHTKDYHSRRGLMIMVGQRRRLLDYLKKKSKDRYAVLIERLGLRR from the coding sequence ATGGCCCTCAATGTGGAACAGAAGAAGATCATCATCGACGACTACAAGCAGCACGAGTCAGATACGGGTTCGCCCGAGGTGCAGGTGGCGATCCTCACCAAGCGCATCAACGATCTGACCGAGCACTTCAAGACCCACACCAAGGACTACCACAGCCGCCGCGGTCTCATGATCATGGTCGGCCAGCGCCGCCGCCTCCTCGACTACCTCAAGAAGAAGAGCAAGGATCGCTACGCTGTCCTGATCGAGCGCCTCGGCCTCCGTCGTTAA
- a CDS encoding secretin N-terminal domain-containing protein yields MPISSFAPFRKSLLAVAVLLLAFGCSLHKANKAYDEGRFDDAVVEYRAALRSDPTNTKARIGIKRASQRACEAHLTLARQADMRGFSDTVLSEVKRALILDPDNQIAQDWLIRLEEKAARDKAEADASEDLELMKVKADAINAIQLNPRSVDGLDLNFSRKTSLKEIFATLSKASGVNIIAHASYQDQSISIDLRGLPFQRILDTLMLQNDLFYKVIDKNTIMVFKDTQQNKDKYENQIIKTYYLSYADPAELRSTLTTLNPQLRVFTDKRTNALIVKAKPVELAIADQVIRTLDKGKAEVMVYFELMEVTENTLESVGLLPVLNASDSAGTYRLGATTVNNTSGMNTNSGFTKIHTADIRVLFPNLALDFLKSNGDARLVASPNVRVSSGETGEVNIGEKISTTQSQLSLPTTGTTGAASASSLLGGVGQTSFSYEDVGVKIKVEPRVHNNGEITLKIDSTVTTLKSGSTPGRPDLGKREIKTSARLRDGETAIFGGLLKDEEQKSLQGIWGLADIPLIGRLIGNTHNSKAKTDVILTIRAVLVRKPVLSEQDMAPFNPDDAASKAGPFTPPEAKKPATAKPTAPAMPATSNPATVTPTAPAPAAPVPPATSPIPQVPPQGTPPPAALPTDPAPPSTAIQEKKPNDPPPAPSDLVIFMSPVASEIKAGERVRINLTVSGGGGLTSGSMELRIPPGLRLQSVTPGDFLMGEGGGLEQFPGKDGVLKLTFRRNPGGSDSGPFATLELEGLSGGNAPVLIQSGQFLVGTAPISGRWSNALVTVQ; encoded by the coding sequence ATGCCCATCTCCTCCTTCGCTCCCTTCCGCAAATCCCTGCTGGCCGTCGCGGTCCTGCTGTTGGCCTTCGGCTGCAGCCTGCACAAAGCCAACAAGGCCTATGACGAAGGGCGTTTCGACGACGCGGTGGTGGAGTACCGCGCAGCCCTGCGCAGCGACCCCACCAATACCAAGGCCCGCATCGGCATCAAGCGCGCTTCCCAGCGGGCCTGCGAGGCGCACCTCACCTTGGCCCGGCAGGCCGACATGCGCGGCTTCAGCGACACGGTGCTCAGCGAAGTGAAGCGGGCCCTGATCCTCGATCCCGACAACCAGATCGCCCAGGACTGGCTGATCCGCCTGGAGGAGAAGGCCGCCAGGGACAAGGCCGAGGCCGACGCCTCCGAAGACCTCGAACTGATGAAGGTGAAGGCCGACGCCATCAACGCCATTCAGCTCAACCCGCGCTCCGTCGATGGCCTCGATCTGAACTTCAGCCGGAAGACCAGCCTGAAAGAGATTTTCGCGACCCTCAGCAAAGCCTCCGGGGTGAACATCATCGCCCACGCCTCCTACCAGGATCAGAGCATCTCCATCGATCTGCGGGGCCTGCCCTTCCAGCGCATCCTGGACACGCTGATGCTGCAGAACGACCTGTTCTACAAGGTGATCGACAAGAACACCATCATGGTTTTCAAGGACACCCAGCAGAACAAGGACAAGTACGAAAACCAGATCATCAAGACCTATTACCTGTCCTACGCCGATCCGGCGGAACTGCGCTCCACCCTGACCACGCTGAACCCGCAGCTGCGTGTCTTCACCGACAAGCGCACCAACGCGCTCATCGTGAAGGCCAAGCCTGTGGAACTGGCCATCGCCGACCAGGTGATCCGCACACTGGACAAGGGCAAGGCTGAAGTCATGGTGTATTTCGAGCTCATGGAAGTCACGGAGAACACACTCGAATCCGTGGGCCTGCTGCCCGTCCTCAACGCCTCCGACAGCGCGGGCACCTACCGTCTGGGCGCCACCACCGTGAACAACACCTCCGGGATGAACACCAATTCCGGCTTCACCAAGATCCACACCGCCGACATCCGCGTGCTCTTCCCCAACCTCGCTCTGGATTTCCTCAAGAGCAATGGCGATGCGCGCCTGGTCGCCAGCCCCAACGTTCGCGTGTCCTCCGGTGAAACCGGCGAAGTGAACATCGGCGAGAAGATCTCCACCACCCAGAGTCAGCTCTCCCTGCCCACCACGGGTACCACCGGAGCCGCCAGCGCCTCGTCGCTGCTGGGCGGCGTGGGCCAGACCTCGTTCTCCTACGAAGACGTGGGCGTGAAGATCAAGGTCGAGCCGCGCGTCCACAACAACGGCGAAATCACGCTGAAGATCGACAGCACGGTCACCACCCTGAAGTCGGGATCCACACCAGGGCGCCCCGACCTGGGCAAGCGCGAGATCAAGACTTCCGCCCGCCTGCGAGATGGTGAAACCGCCATCTTCGGCGGCCTGTTGAAGGATGAGGAGCAGAAGAGCCTGCAGGGCATCTGGGGCCTGGCCGACATCCCCCTCATCGGTCGGCTCATTGGCAATACCCACAACAGCAAGGCCAAGACGGACGTGATCCTCACCATCCGTGCCGTGCTGGTGCGCAAGCCCGTCCTGTCCGAGCAGGACATGGCTCCCTTCAACCCCGATGACGCCGCCTCGAAGGCCGGGCCCTTCACGCCGCCAGAGGCCAAAAAGCCTGCGACAGCCAAACCGACAGCACCGGCCATGCCCGCCACTTCGAACCCCGCAACGGTGACGCCCACGGCACCTGCCCCCGCGGCACCCGTGCCTCCGGCCACGTCCCCCATCCCGCAGGTTCCGCCACAGGGCACTCCGCCCCCAGCTGCGCTCCCCACCGACCCGGCCCCGCCCTCCACAGCCATCCAGGAGAAGAAGCCCAACGATCCGCCGCCCGCACCCTCCGATCTCGTCATCTTCATGTCGCCGGTGGCTTCAGAGATCAAGGCTGGTGAGCGGGTTCGCATCAACCTCACCGTGAGCGGTGGTGGCGGCCTCACGTCCGGTTCGATGGAACTGCGCATTCCCCCGGGGCTGCGCCTCCAAAGCGTGACGCCTGGTGATTTCCTCATGGGCGAAGGCGGTGGCCTCGAGCAGTTCCCGGGTAAGGATGGCGTGCTCAAACTGACGTTCCGGCGCAACCCGGGCGGCAGCGATTCAGGCCCCTTCGCCACCCTGGAACTGGAAGGCCTCAGCGGGGGCAACGCGCCGGTGCTGATTCAGAGCGGACAGTTCCTCGTCGGCACGGCCCCCATTTCCGGACGGTGGTCCAACGCCCTCGTGACGGTGCAGTGA
- a CDS encoding DUF309 domain-containing protein encodes MSDACNRTPFWQRQPRLPLEIHRFLQDRMEAALHAPEARQILVWPTILGAPALRQAHPEGVPEPLLLNHAARMLGALGHHDPAGAWQAHLGTWSDTAEQGQEGGWRPSAAWGAWGPLVSLRSGWQLAALTPLSPDATYALASGVSLFNHGLFHESHDALEPLWTSAQGGLKDQLQGLILLAGGYHHLQQHNLGGLRALWEEALVRLEPCGGRVAAPWGEVRAEAALDLTRRRLDSAGQRLDLAVHSPDHEKRLTDDADEAAVFTSLWDLDRPTWELA; translated from the coding sequence ATGAGCGATGCCTGCAACCGCACCCCCTTCTGGCAGCGGCAGCCCCGGCTGCCCCTGGAGATCCACCGTTTTCTGCAGGACCGCATGGAGGCGGCGCTCCATGCTCCGGAGGCCCGGCAGATTCTGGTCTGGCCCACCATCCTCGGGGCTCCCGCCCTGCGCCAGGCCCATCCGGAGGGCGTGCCTGAGCCGCTGCTGCTGAACCATGCGGCGCGCATGCTGGGGGCCTTGGGTCATCACGATCCGGCGGGCGCCTGGCAGGCCCATCTCGGCACCTGGTCGGATACCGCCGAACAGGGGCAGGAGGGCGGCTGGCGCCCCTCGGCGGCCTGGGGCGCCTGGGGCCCCCTCGTCAGCCTGCGCAGCGGCTGGCAATTGGCGGCGCTTACACCCTTGTCTCCAGATGCCACCTATGCGCTGGCTTCGGGTGTGTCGCTCTTCAACCACGGGCTCTTCCACGAGAGCCATGACGCGCTGGAACCGCTGTGGACCTCGGCCCAGGGTGGCCTCAAGGATCAGCTGCAGGGACTCATTCTCCTGGCCGGTGGCTACCACCATCTGCAGCAGCACAACCTCGGAGGTCTGCGGGCCCTGTGGGAAGAGGCCCTGGTCCGACTCGAACCCTGCGGTGGTCGCGTGGCCGCGCCCTGGGGCGAGGTCCGCGCCGAGGCGGCGCTGGACCTGACGCGGCGGCGGCTGGACAGTGCAGGGCAACGGCTGGACCTGGCGGTTCATTCGCCGGACCATGAGAAGCGCCTGACAGATGACGCGGATGAAGCTGCGGTCTTTACATCCCTCTGGGATCTGGATCGCCCCACCTGGGAGCTGGCATGA